From the Maioricimonas rarisocia genome, one window contains:
- the gmd gene encoding GDP-mannose 4,6-dehydratase — protein sequence MPDYPPRNGRKALITGITGQDGSYLAELLLNKGYEVWGMVRRSSSFNTCRIDHIYQDPHEPDVRLQLVFGDLNDASSINHILKTVRPDEIYNLAAQSHVKVSFEIPEYTGDVTGLGAVRLLDAMRELGLEARFYQASSSELYGKALETPQTETTPFYPRSPYGVAKAYAFHITRNYRESYGFFAVNGILFNHESPRRGETFVTRKISRAVANIVAGRQQGMYLGNLDARRDWGFAGDYVDAMWRMLQTDEPDDYVIATGETHSVREFCELAFQVADMPLTWEGSGLDEVGITSDGTVRVRIDPRYFRPAEVDLLLGDASKARRELGWEPKVHFEELVRMMVEADLKLLGH from the coding sequence ATGCCTGATTACCCACCCCGTAACGGCAGGAAGGCCCTGATCACCGGGATTACCGGCCAGGACGGTTCGTACCTGGCCGAACTGCTCCTGAACAAGGGCTACGAAGTCTGGGGAATGGTCCGCCGTTCGTCCTCCTTCAACACTTGCCGCATCGACCACATCTACCAGGACCCGCACGAACCGGACGTGCGGCTGCAGCTGGTGTTCGGCGATTTGAATGACGCGTCGTCGATCAACCACATTCTCAAAACGGTCCGGCCGGACGAGATCTACAATCTGGCTGCCCAGTCGCACGTGAAGGTCTCGTTCGAGATCCCCGAATACACCGGCGACGTGACCGGTCTGGGTGCCGTCCGCCTGCTCGACGCGATGCGTGAGCTGGGGCTGGAAGCGCGGTTCTACCAGGCGTCGTCGTCGGAGCTGTACGGCAAAGCGCTCGAAACGCCGCAGACCGAAACGACGCCGTTCTATCCCCGCAGCCCGTACGGCGTCGCCAAGGCGTATGCGTTTCACATCACCCGTAACTACCGCGAGTCGTACGGCTTCTTCGCGGTGAACGGGATCCTGTTCAATCATGAGTCGCCGCGGCGGGGCGAGACGTTCGTCACCCGCAAGATCTCACGGGCCGTGGCAAACATCGTGGCCGGCCGTCAGCAGGGGATGTACCTCGGCAACCTCGACGCCCGGCGCGACTGGGGATTTGCCGGTGACTACGTCGACGCCATGTGGCGGATGCTGCAGACGGACGAGCCGGACGACTACGTCATTGCGACCGGCGAGACGCATTCGGTCCGGGAATTCTGCGAGCTGGCCTTTCAGGTGGCCGACATGCCGCTGACGTGGGAAGGCTCCGGCCTGGACGAGGTCGGCATCACGTCGGACGGCACCGTGCGGGTTCGAATCGATCCACGCTACTTCCGCCCGGCCGAGGTCGACCTGCTGCTGGGGGATGCGTCGAAGGCTCGTCGCGAGCTCGGCTGGGAACCGAAGGTTCACTTCGAAGAACTGGTCCGCATGATGGTCGAAGCGGACCTGAAGCTGCTCGGTCACTGA
- the tadA gene encoding tRNA adenosine(34) deaminase TadA, with protein sequence MIMLPGETPPENPLQPHEQWMRRAINQAHIAFEAEEVPVGAVVVHDGRVIGEGYNQREQLRDPTAHAEMIAMTQAAQVLDSWRLVDCTLYVTLEPCPMCAGAIVQARLPVVVYGTTDPKGGACHTLYQITDDERLNHRATVLGGVMQDECRALLQDFFAMQRAKGKK encoded by the coding sequence ATGATCATGCTGCCGGGCGAAACGCCTCCCGAGAACCCGCTGCAGCCGCACGAACAGTGGATGCGGCGGGCCATCAACCAGGCGCACATCGCCTTCGAAGCCGAAGAAGTCCCTGTGGGCGCAGTCGTCGTTCATGACGGCCGCGTCATCGGCGAGGGGTACAACCAGCGCGAACAGCTCCGCGATCCGACCGCGCACGCGGAGATGATCGCGATGACGCAGGCCGCGCAGGTCCTCGACTCCTGGCGGCTCGTCGACTGTACGCTTTACGTCACGCTCGAACCCTGCCCGATGTGTGCCGGGGCGATCGTGCAGGCCCGGCTGCCGGTCGTCGTCTACGGCACGACCGATCCCAAGGGAGGCGCCTGCCACACGCTGTATCAGATCACCGACGACGAGCGGCTCAACCATCGGGCGACCGTCCTGGGCGGCGTGATGCAGGACGAATGCCGGGCACTGCTGCAAGACTTCTTCGCGATGCAGCGGGCCAAAGGCAAGAAGTAG
- a CDS encoding NosD domain-containing protein — MHNLKHTTLATAVLLGLTLCGTSNRGLSAAELPGARPVIDAAEYPSLQAAIDAVPAEGGIVQIPAGKFEISEPLRITGEDIHLSGAGSATHIHNTNTDGEPALALVPDGEYDRTATGGNRKMRWRIQISDMRITGNEKSGHGIQALWVNEIFIHGVTVSENGGDGILLDYCYEDPRVCDSLITYNKKVGLNLLGCHDIVVSATHFEENNDALHCIDGYNLCMTGNNLDDHLRHGVVIENTYGSVVSGNMIEECNGAAVILDRDCYGDTISANVIAHNGQGVLLKDAHGCAVSANTFTILKERALYIGPDSGRITVTGNNFSNSYLGDGKVRRAANDFAAGGLVLEGTSDVVVSGNVFSGLTEPAVQHIGDASRRIVFANNVLTDVTSQHDQLEDSVQGQNIAPEAGDSK, encoded by the coding sequence ATGCACAACCTGAAGCACACGACTCTCGCCACAGCGGTCCTCCTGGGTCTCACCCTGTGCGGCACCTCGAATCGCGGACTCTCTGCAGCAGAGCTGCCGGGGGCCCGCCCGGTAATTGACGCCGCAGAATACCCGTCGCTGCAGGCGGCCATCGATGCGGTCCCTGCCGAGGGAGGCATCGTGCAGATCCCCGCCGGCAAGTTTGAAATCAGTGAGCCGTTGCGGATCACCGGTGAGGACATCCACCTCTCGGGAGCCGGTTCGGCAACACACATCCACAACACGAACACCGACGGCGAGCCCGCACTGGCACTCGTTCCGGACGGTGAGTACGACCGGACGGCCACCGGCGGCAATCGCAAGATGCGCTGGCGGATTCAGATTTCCGATATGCGGATCACCGGCAACGAAAAGAGCGGTCATGGCATCCAGGCCCTGTGGGTGAACGAGATCTTCATCCATGGCGTGACCGTCAGCGAGAATGGCGGCGACGGCATTCTGCTTGACTACTGCTACGAAGATCCCCGCGTCTGCGATTCGCTGATCACCTACAACAAGAAGGTCGGCCTCAACCTGCTCGGCTGCCACGACATCGTCGTCTCCGCCACGCACTTCGAAGAGAATAACGACGCCCTGCACTGCATCGACGGCTACAACCTCTGCATGACAGGCAACAATCTCGACGATCACCTGCGGCACGGCGTCGTCATCGAAAACACGTACGGCTCGGTCGTCTCCGGCAACATGATCGAGGAATGCAACGGTGCCGCCGTCATCCTCGACCGTGACTGCTACGGCGACACGATCAGCGCGAATGTCATTGCCCACAACGGTCAGGGGGTGCTGCTCAAGGACGCCCACGGCTGTGCCGTCAGCGCCAACACGTTTACGATTCTCAAGGAACGGGCCCTGTACATCGGCCCGGACAGCGGTCGCATCACCGTCACCGGCAACAACTTCTCCAACAGCTACCTCGGTGACGGCAAAGTCCGCCGTGCTGCCAACGACTTTGCTGCGGGCGGTCTGGTTCTCGAAGGGACCAGCGACGTCGTCGTCTCGGGGAACGTGTTCTCCGGACTGACCGAGCCGGCCGTACAGCACATCGGCGATGCCAGTCGGCGGATCGTGTTTGCGAATAACGTTCTGACCGATGTCACCAGCCAGCATGACCAGCTCGAAGACTCGGTCCAGGGACAGAACATCGCTCCCGAAGCGGGCGACTCGAAGTAA
- a CDS encoding outer membrane protein assembly factor BamB family protein: protein MPRRLRLLSTAAAFTLLLAASAFALDENDWPWWRGPNRTGIAAAGQQPPVEWSESTNVRWKTTVPGRGHSSPILVGNQIFLTTADKDEQTQSVVAFDRETGELLWQTELNRGGFAEKIHSKNTHATPTVACDGETLYVVFPNHGRLQLAALSLAGKKLWEIDAGPFVPKKYEFGYAPSPLLHGGNVIVASEFEQGYIAAFSRRDGSEVWRIPRTDNISFSSPIVARIADRDQMLISGADHVSSFDPRSGKLLWKVKGTSKATCGTIVWDGDIVFASGGYPESQTIAIRADGSGEILWSNGENCYEQSMIASDGYLYAVNDRGIAFCWNGTTGEEMWKKRLGGPVSSSPVLAGGNIYATNEKGTTFVFRASPESFQLVAENQLGDEGFATPTICGGRIYMRTASSSGGDRVETLYCLDDQ, encoded by the coding sequence ATGCCCCGCCGACTCCGCCTCCTCAGCACCGCTGCCGCGTTCACGCTGCTGCTCGCCGCTTCTGCATTCGCCCTCGATGAAAACGACTGGCCCTGGTGGCGCGGTCCGAACCGCACCGGTATCGCGGCGGCCGGCCAGCAGCCTCCGGTCGAGTGGAGCGAGAGCACAAACGTCCGCTGGAAAACCACCGTGCCGGGAAGGGGACATTCCTCGCCGATCCTGGTCGGCAATCAGATCTTCCTCACGACGGCCGACAAGGATGAGCAGACACAGTCGGTCGTCGCCTTTGACCGCGAAACCGGCGAACTGCTCTGGCAGACCGAGCTGAACCGCGGCGGCTTTGCAGAAAAAATCCACAGCAAGAACACCCACGCCACGCCGACGGTGGCCTGCGACGGCGAAACGCTGTACGTCGTCTTTCCCAACCACGGGCGGCTGCAGCTCGCGGCACTGTCGCTTGCGGGAAAGAAGCTCTGGGAGATCGATGCCGGGCCGTTCGTGCCGAAGAAGTACGAGTTTGGCTACGCCCCCTCGCCACTGCTGCACGGCGGGAACGTCATCGTCGCGTCGGAATTCGAGCAGGGATACATCGCGGCGTTCAGTCGGCGCGACGGCAGCGAGGTCTGGCGGATTCCCCGCACCGACAACATCAGCTTCTCGTCTCCAATCGTGGCCCGCATTGCCGATCGCGATCAGATGCTCATCAGTGGGGCCGACCATGTCTCGAGCTTCGATCCGCGCAGCGGCAAGCTGTTGTGGAAGGTGAAGGGCACTTCGAAGGCGACCTGCGGCACGATTGTCTGGGACGGCGACATCGTCTTCGCAAGTGGGGGATACCCCGAGAGCCAGACGATCGCCATCCGGGCAGACGGTTCCGGCGAGATCCTGTGGTCGAACGGCGAGAACTGCTACGAGCAGTCGATGATTGCTTCGGATGGCTATCTGTACGCCGTCAACGACCGCGGCATCGCCTTCTGCTGGAACGGAACGACCGGCGAAGAGATGTGGAAGAAGCGACTGGGCGGGCCGGTCAGCTCGTCTCCTGTCCTTGCGGGCGGAAACATCTACGCGACCAACGAGAAGGGGACGACCTTCGTCTTCCGGGCCAGTCCGGAGTCGTTCCAACTGGTTGCTGAGAACCAGCTGGGGGACGAGGGCTTCGCCACGCCGACGATCTGCGGCGGACGCATCTACATGCGGACCGCCAGTTCCTCCGGTGGAGACCGCGTCGAGACGCTCTATTGTCTCGATGACCAATAA
- a CDS encoding RluA family pseudouridine synthase, which translates to MSESSARLDLVDVICEDGPVISVNKPSGLITQGAPRGVDSLVDLVKAYLKRKYDKPGNVYLGVPHRLDRPVSGVVVFSRNSKCAARLAEQFAKRQVKKVYWACLERLPQPAEGKLEDWIYRIPDHSKVEIASPNREGAKPAYLTYRTLATSRGKALVEIELGTGRMHQIRIQFGSRGCPVLGDLEYGGRQEFTGAPTIDDRFRPIALHARSLTIQHPIRYEPLEIVAPPPAGWDRLGFGM; encoded by the coding sequence GTGTCTGAATCGTCTGCCCGGCTCGATCTCGTCGACGTGATCTGCGAGGACGGTCCGGTCATCTCCGTCAACAAGCCGTCCGGCCTGATCACGCAGGGAGCCCCCCGCGGCGTCGACAGTCTCGTCGATCTGGTGAAGGCGTACCTCAAACGGAAGTACGACAAGCCGGGCAACGTGTATCTCGGTGTGCCGCACCGCCTGGACCGGCCGGTCTCCGGCGTCGTCGTCTTCTCGCGGAACTCGAAGTGTGCCGCCCGCCTGGCCGAGCAGTTCGCCAAGCGTCAGGTGAAAAAGGTCTACTGGGCCTGTCTGGAGCGTCTTCCACAGCCGGCCGAGGGGAAGCTGGAAGACTGGATCTACCGCATCCCCGATCACTCGAAGGTCGAGATCGCCTCGCCCAACCGCGAGGGAGCCAAGCCGGCTTACTTGACCTACCGCACGCTGGCGACGAGCCGCGGCAAGGCGCTCGTCGAGATCGAGCTGGGGACCGGGCGGATGCATCAGATCCGGATTCAGTTCGGCAGTCGCGGCTGCCCCGTGCTGGGGGATCTTGAATATGGCGGCAGGCAGGAATTCACGGGAGCCCCGACGATCGACGACCGGTTCCGTCCAATCGCCCTGCATGCTCGCAGCCTGACGATCCAGCACCCGATCCGGTACGAGCCGCTGGAAATCGTCGCGCCGCCTCCGGCGGGATGGGACCGGCTGGGATTTGGGATGTAG
- a CDS encoding GDP-mannose 4,6-dehydratase produces the protein MPRRALITGVTGQDGSYLAELLLDKGYEVQGTTRNVDSESTRGLHRLVSERGGTVRLHESSLQNDDEVTLLLDEVAPDEIYHLAAQSHVGLSFEKPLETLDANAGVTLRLLEAVRTLQGRGRDIRFFHAASSEMFGRPTESPQTERTPFVPRNPYATSKVCAFHLVANYRETHGLYACSGILFNHESPRRPERFVTRKVTLAAARIAAGLQETLTLGNLDIGRDWGFAGDYVDAMWRMLHQEQPTDLVIATGRWHSLEEFLERAFRRVNLDWRDHVRQDPALMRPAESGRLVGDASLARERLGWQPTTTFEELVDRMVDADMQWVVGRS, from the coding sequence ATGCCGCGACGAGCCCTGATCACCGGCGTTACGGGACAGGACGGCTCGTATCTTGCCGAGCTTCTGCTCGATAAGGGATACGAGGTCCAGGGGACGACACGAAACGTCGATTCCGAATCGACGCGCGGACTCCACCGGCTCGTTTCTGAACGGGGAGGGACCGTCCGTCTGCACGAATCGTCACTGCAGAACGATGACGAGGTCACATTGCTGCTGGACGAAGTCGCTCCGGATGAGATCTATCACCTGGCGGCCCAGAGCCACGTGGGACTTTCCTTCGAGAAGCCGCTGGAGACACTCGACGCCAATGCAGGTGTGACGCTGCGACTGCTGGAAGCGGTTCGGACGCTGCAGGGCAGGGGACGCGACATCCGGTTCTTCCATGCGGCATCAAGCGAGATGTTCGGCCGTCCGACCGAATCGCCGCAGACCGAGCGGACGCCCTTTGTTCCCCGTAATCCGTACGCCACCAGCAAGGTGTGCGCGTTTCATCTGGTGGCGAACTACCGCGAGACGCACGGCCTGTATGCCTGCAGTGGGATTCTGTTCAACCACGAGTCCCCCCGGCGGCCGGAGCGGTTCGTCACTCGCAAGGTCACGCTGGCTGCGGCCAGAATTGCCGCCGGCCTGCAGGAAACGCTGACGCTGGGCAATCTCGACATCGGCCGGGACTGGGGGTTCGCCGGCGATTACGTCGATGCCATGTGGCGGATGCTGCACCAGGAGCAGCCGACCGATCTGGTGATCGCGACCGGCCGGTGGCATTCGCTCGAAGAGTTTCTGGAGCGGGCCTTCCGGCGGGTGAATCTGGACTGGCGGGACCACGTGCGGCAAGACCCGGCTCTGATGCGACCGGCCGAATCGGGCCGCCTGGTGGGAGACGCGTCACTGGCCCGGGAACGGCTCGGCTGGCAGCCGACGACGACGTTCGAGGAGCTGGTGGATCGGATGGTCGATGCGGACATGCAGTGGGTAGTGGGCAGGAGTTAG